A portion of the Rhizobium sp. BT04 genome contains these proteins:
- the trbJ gene encoding P-type conjugative transfer protein TrbJ yields the protein MPHRYSNRWFACLATATLTIVTAGSVQAGTATGAATEWTQLANNAQLVDLMKSSGIQVDNQLTQISQLAEQIQNQLKIYENMLQNTAQLPDHVWGKVESDLNQLRSIVDQGQSIAFSMGNADDVLQQRFQSYADLKTNLPDNATFSSTYQSWSNTNRDTIASSLKAASLTADQFDSEEDTMSSLRSMSETADGQMKALQVGHEIAAQQVSQMQKLRGLVSQQMTMMGTWLQTEQTDKDLAQARREKFFNAEVKSVPEGQKMEPRW from the coding sequence ATGCCGCATCGCTACTCAAATAGATGGTTTGCTTGCCTAGCGACCGCCACGCTCACGATCGTAACCGCAGGTTCGGTGCAAGCCGGTACAGCCACCGGCGCTGCGACGGAATGGACGCAGCTCGCCAACAATGCGCAGCTCGTGGATCTCATGAAAAGCTCCGGCATCCAGGTCGACAATCAGCTGACCCAGATCAGCCAGCTTGCAGAGCAGATCCAGAACCAGCTGAAGATCTACGAGAACATGCTGCAAAACACTGCGCAACTTCCTGACCATGTCTGGGGGAAGGTCGAAAGCGATCTCAACCAGCTGCGCAGTATCGTTGACCAGGGACAGAGCATCGCGTTTTCGATGGGGAATGCGGACGACGTTCTTCAGCAGCGCTTTCAGAGTTATGCCGATCTCAAGACCAACTTGCCTGACAACGCAACGTTCTCCTCGACCTACCAGTCCTGGTCGAACACCAACCGTGACACCATCGCCAGCTCGTTGAAGGCGGCGAGCCTCACGGCCGACCAGTTCGATAGCGAGGAAGATACGATGTCCTCGCTGCGGTCGATGTCCGAAACGGCTGACGGACAGATGAAGGCTTTGCAGGTCGGCCACGAGATCGCCGCTCAGCAAGTCTCGCAAATGCAGAAGCTTCGCGGTCTCGTCTCCCAACAGATGACAATGATGGGAACCTGGCTTCAGACGGAACAGACCGACAAGGACCTGGCGCAGGCGCGGCGGGAAAAGTTCTTCAACGCTGAGGTCAAGAGCGTTCCGGAAGGCCAGAAAATGGAACCGCGATGGTGA
- a CDS encoding conjugal transfer protein TrbE, which yields MVALKRFRVTGPSFADLVPYAGLVDNGVLLLKDGSLMAGWYFAGPDSESATDLERNELSRQINAVLSRLGSGWMIQVEAIRIPTVNYPTEDRCHFPDPVTRAIDAERRAHFAREQGHFESKHALILTYRPLESKKTALSKYIYSDEESRKKSYADTVLFVFKNAVRELEQYFANTLSIRRMETRETVERGGERIARYDELLQFARFCTTGESHPIRLPDVPMYLDWIATAELEHGLTPKVENRFLGIVAIDGLPAESCPGILNSLDLMPLTYRWSSRFIFLDAEEARQKLERTRKKWQQKVRPFFDQIFQTQSRSVDQDAMTMVAETEDAIAQASSQLVAYGYYTPVVVLFDSDREALQEKAEAVRRLIQAEGFGARIETLNATDAYLGSLPGNWYCNIREPLINTSNLADLIPLNSVWSGNPVAPCPFYPPNSPPLMQVASGSTAFRLNLHVDDVGHTLIFGPTGSGKSTLLALIAAQFRRYDNAQIFAFDKGSSLLPLTLAADGDHYEIGGDNVEGGRALSFCPLSELSSDADRAWATEWIEMLVGLQGVTITPDHRNAISRQIGLMANASGRSLSDFVSGVQLREIKDALHHYTVDGPMGQLLDAEEDGLTLGAFQTFEIEQLMNMGERNLVPVLTYLFRRIEKRLDGSPSLIVLDEAWLMLGHPVFRDKIREWLKVLRKANCAVVLATQSISDAERSGIIDVLKESCATKICLPNGAARESGTREFYERIGFNERQIEIVATAMPKREYYVATPEGRRLFDMSLGAVALSFVGASGKEDLKRIRGLKSEHGRDWPIHWLETRGVHDAASLLK from the coding sequence ATGGTAGCTCTCAAACGCTTCCGGGTGACCGGCCCATCCTTCGCCGATCTCGTTCCCTATGCCGGCCTCGTCGACAATGGTGTCCTCCTGTTGAAGGACGGAAGCCTGATGGCCGGCTGGTATTTCGCTGGCCCGGACTCCGAAAGCGCGACCGACCTCGAGCGCAACGAGCTGTCGAGGCAGATCAATGCCGTTCTGTCGCGGCTCGGAAGCGGGTGGATGATCCAGGTCGAGGCCATCCGCATTCCGACGGTCAACTATCCCACAGAAGACCGTTGCCATTTCCCGGACCCGGTGACCCGCGCGATCGATGCCGAGCGTCGGGCGCATTTCGCACGCGAGCAGGGGCATTTCGAGAGCAAGCATGCGCTGATCCTGACCTACCGGCCGCTCGAGTCCAAGAAGACTGCTCTCAGCAAATACATCTATTCGGATGAGGAAAGCCGGAAAAAATCCTACGCGGATACGGTGCTCTTCGTGTTCAAGAACGCGGTGCGAGAGCTTGAGCAGTATTTTGCCAACACTCTTTCGATCCGGCGAATGGAAACCCGCGAAACGGTCGAAAGGGGAGGGGAGCGAATTGCGCGATATGACGAGTTGCTTCAGTTCGCCCGATTCTGCACCACCGGCGAAAGCCATCCAATCCGGCTTCCGGATGTTCCGATGTACCTTGATTGGATCGCCACCGCGGAGCTTGAGCACGGACTGACGCCAAAGGTCGAAAACCGTTTCCTCGGCATCGTTGCGATCGATGGCCTGCCGGCCGAAAGCTGCCCAGGGATCCTGAATAGTCTTGATTTAATGCCGCTAACCTATCGATGGTCATCGCGCTTCATTTTCCTTGATGCCGAGGAAGCACGGCAGAAGCTCGAACGCACACGCAAGAAATGGCAGCAGAAGGTCCGGCCGTTCTTCGACCAGATATTCCAGACACAAAGTCGATCCGTCGACCAGGACGCGATGACCATGGTGGCCGAGACTGAGGATGCGATCGCGCAGGCGTCGTCGCAGCTGGTTGCCTATGGCTATTACACACCGGTCGTCGTGTTGTTCGACAGTGATCGCGAGGCGCTGCAGGAGAAAGCGGAAGCGGTCCGCCGGCTGATCCAGGCGGAAGGTTTCGGCGCGCGAATCGAAACGCTCAACGCCACCGACGCCTATCTCGGTAGCTTGCCGGGCAACTGGTATTGCAACATCCGCGAGCCGCTGATCAACACCAGCAATCTCGCCGACCTGATTCCTCTGAACTCGGTCTGGTCCGGAAATCCGGTTGCGCCATGCCCATTTTATCCGCCGAATTCCCCGCCTTTGATGCAGGTTGCGAGCGGCTCGACAGCGTTTCGCCTGAACCTGCACGTCGATGATGTCGGCCACACGCTGATCTTTGGTCCAACGGGGTCGGGCAAGTCGACGCTGCTTGCACTGATCGCCGCACAGTTTCGCCGGTATGATAATGCGCAGATCTTCGCCTTTGACAAAGGCAGTTCGCTTCTACCCCTGACGCTCGCTGCTGACGGCGATCACTATGAGATCGGCGGCGACAATGTGGAAGGGGGCAGGGCGTTGTCCTTTTGCCCATTGTCCGAACTCAGCAGTGATGCCGACCGGGCGTGGGCGACGGAATGGATCGAGATGTTGGTCGGTCTGCAGGGCGTCACGATCACCCCCGATCATCGTAACGCCATCTCTCGGCAGATCGGACTGATGGCGAACGCCTCTGGTCGGTCGCTCTCGGATTTCGTCAGCGGCGTGCAACTGCGCGAGATCAAGGACGCACTGCATCACTACACCGTCGATGGCCCGATGGGCCAGCTCCTCGATGCGGAAGAGGATGGCCTCACGCTTGGTGCCTTCCAGACCTTCGAGATCGAGCAACTGATGAATATGGGCGAGCGTAACCTCGTGCCAGTGCTGACCTACCTGTTCCGCCGGATCGAGAAGCGGCTGGATGGGTCGCCGAGCCTGATCGTGCTTGACGAGGCGTGGCTAATGCTCGGCCACCCTGTGTTCCGCGACAAAATTCGCGAGTGGCTGAAGGTGCTGCGCAAGGCGAACTGCGCTGTCGTCCTTGCGACCCAATCGATCTCCGATGCCGAACGGTCCGGCATTATCGACGTGCTGAAGGAATCTTGCGCCACCAAGATTTGCCTTCCGAATGGCGCTGCTCGCGAGTCGGGGACGCGAGAATTCTACGAGCGAATAGGCTTCAACGAGCGGCAGATCGAGATCGTCGCTACCGCCATGCCGAAGCGCGAATACTACGTCGCCACGCCAGAAGGCCGGCGGCTCTTCGACATGTCGCTTGGGGCCGTCGCGCTGAGCTTTGTCGGGGCGTCGGGCAAAGAGGACCTCAAACGCATCCGGGGACTGAAATCCGAACATGGCCGCGACTGGCCGATCCACTGGCTTGAAACGAGAGGGGTTCACGATGCCGCATCGCTACTCAAATAG
- a CDS encoding conjugal transfer protein TrbD, with product MVESLSGLRRNRIHRALSRPNLLMGADRELVLITGLAAVILIFVVLTVYSALFGVAVWVVIVGLLRMMAKSDPLMRQVYIRHISYKPYYKATTSPWRRY from the coding sequence ATGGTTGAGTCCCTTTCCGGCCTGCGGCGCAACCGAATCCACCGCGCGCTTTCGCGCCCGAACCTACTGATGGGCGCCGACCGGGAGCTGGTGCTGATCACGGGTCTTGCAGCGGTGATCCTGATCTTCGTCGTCCTCACTGTTTATTCGGCGCTCTTCGGCGTCGCTGTATGGGTCGTGATCGTCGGGCTGCTCAGGATGATGGCGAAGTCCGACCCGCTGATGCGGCAAGTCTATATCAGGCACATTTCCTACAAGCCCTACTACAAGGCGACCACTTCGCCGTGGCGACGGTATTGA
- a CDS encoding TrbC/VirB2 family protein: MSRKHTLIASALVAGPIVLASVAPALASSGGSLPWEGPLQQIQESITGPVAGAIALAAVAIAGGMLIFGGELNDFARRLVYVVLVAGILLGATSIVGLFGATGASIGLTDDQITIVSNGGGEGDHG, encoded by the coding sequence ATGTCGCGTAAGCATACCCTCATCGCCTCCGCGCTCGTGGCGGGGCCCATCGTTCTTGCCTCTGTCGCGCCGGCGCTCGCCAGTTCCGGCGGCAGCCTCCCATGGGAAGGACCGCTGCAGCAGATTCAGGAGTCGATAACCGGCCCGGTCGCGGGTGCGATCGCGCTTGCAGCCGTGGCCATTGCCGGCGGCATGCTCATCTTCGGCGGGGAGCTCAACGATTTCGCGCGGCGACTTGTGTACGTCGTTCTCGTCGCCGGCATCCTGCTCGGCGCCACCAGCATCGTCGGCCTGTTCGGAGCGACCGGCGCTTCGATCGGGCTGACGGACGATCAGATCACGATTGTTTCGAACGGAGGAGGGGAGGGCGATCATGGTTGA
- the trbB gene encoding P-type conjugative transfer ATPase TrbB — MNQLRSHPRLVRKLQEALGDQLCVALDDATVVEIMLNPDGKLFIERLGHGVAPAGEMSSAAAEMVIGTVAHALQSEVDTEQPIISGELPIGGHRFEGLLPPVVAKPAFTIRRRASRLIPLEDYVRTGVMTEYQASTIRSAISARLNIVISGGTGSGKTTLANAVIDEIVKSAPEDRLVILEDTAEIQCAAENAVLLHTSDTIDMARLLKSTMRLRPDRIVVGEVRDGAALTLLKAWNTGHPGGVATIHSNTAMSALRRLEQLTAEASQQPMHEVIGEAVDLVISIERTPRGRLVRDIIQVERFINGQYEIESDQLTEEQEARHVA; from the coding sequence GTGAACCAGCTTCGCTCTCACCCCCGTCTTGTCCGTAAACTTCAGGAGGCGCTCGGTGATCAGCTTTGCGTTGCCCTGGACGACGCGACTGTCGTCGAGATCATGCTCAATCCGGACGGAAAGTTGTTCATCGAACGCCTCGGTCACGGCGTTGCGCCCGCCGGCGAGATGTCGTCTGCTGCCGCTGAGATGGTGATCGGTACCGTGGCCCATGCGCTCCAATCCGAAGTGGACACGGAACAGCCGATCATCTCCGGCGAGCTCCCGATCGGCGGCCACCGTTTCGAGGGACTGTTGCCCCCCGTCGTCGCCAAGCCTGCCTTCACGATTCGGCGCCGGGCATCACGTCTCATTCCGCTCGAAGATTATGTCCGCACCGGCGTGATGACAGAATACCAGGCGTCGACGATTCGCAGCGCGATCTCCGCGAGGCTAAACATCGTCATTTCCGGGGGAACGGGCTCGGGCAAGACGACTCTTGCGAACGCGGTGATCGACGAGATCGTCAAATCTGCGCCGGAGGATCGTCTCGTTATTCTTGAGGATACTGCGGAAATCCAATGCGCGGCCGAAAACGCCGTTCTCCTTCATACCAGCGATACAATCGACATGGCGCGGCTCTTGAAGAGCACCATGCGGCTGCGTCCCGACCGGATCGTCGTCGGCGAAGTCCGCGACGGCGCGGCCCTGACATTGCTCAAGGCCTGGAACACCGGTCACCCGGGCGGCGTGGCGACCATTCACTCAAACACCGCCATGTCGGCGCTTCGCCGTCTTGAGCAGCTTACGGCAGAGGCCAGCCAGCAGCCGATGCACGAGGTGATCGGAGAGGCCGTCGACCTGGTCATTTCGATTGAGCGGACGCCGCGTGGGCGGCTTGTTCGCGACATCATTCAAGTCGAGCGGTTCATCAACGGACAATACGAGATCGAATCCGATCAGCTCACCGAAGAACAGGAGGCGCGCCATGTCGCGTAA
- a CDS encoding acyl-homoserine-lactone synthase has product MQALALSTPRTIQEAHLLHIHYQLRARVFSDRLGWKVDVTAGCESDGFDALRPTYVFAIAETGQLAGCARLLPTLGPTMVADVFPSLLPDGQLNGHAAMVESSRFCVDTALAEGRENGSVHEATLTMFAGIIEWCMANGYTEIVTVTDLRFERILARVGWPLQRLGEPKKIGVTMAVAGTLPADADTFLRLRPSNFRSELTTVSQAA; this is encoded by the coding sequence ATGCAGGCTCTCGCGCTCTCAACGCCACGGACGATCCAAGAAGCGCATCTCCTACACATCCACTACCAGCTGCGTGCGCGGGTGTTTTCCGATCGCCTGGGTTGGAAAGTCGACGTAACCGCGGGGTGCGAGTCTGATGGTTTCGACGCGCTTCGGCCGACCTATGTATTCGCCATCGCCGAGACCGGCCAACTGGCAGGGTGCGCGAGGCTCCTACCTACCCTTGGTCCAACCATGGTGGCCGACGTTTTCCCGTCGCTTCTCCCCGACGGTCAACTCAACGGTCATGCCGCGATGGTCGAGAGTTCCCGCTTCTGCGTCGACACGGCTCTCGCTGAGGGGAGGGAGAACGGCTCGGTCCACGAGGCTACACTGACCATGTTCGCCGGCATCATCGAATGGTGCATGGCGAATGGCTATACCGAGATTGTGACGGTGACCGATCTTCGATTCGAGCGGATCCTTGCTCGCGTCGGATGGCCGCTGCAGCGCTTGGGCGAACCCAAGAAGATCGGCGTGACGATGGCCGTAGCGGGCACTCTGCCCGCCGATGCGGACACGTTCCTCAGGCTCCGCCCCTCCAACTTCCGTTCTGAACTCACCACTGTCAGCCAGGCAGCGTAA
- the repA gene encoding plasmid partitioning protein RepA, which produces MAIANRVEAVVGSKEDAGSKIMRHAGLLSGQLQQLRTRMYPPKSEKTLRPFLTNEVSKLTSIPDSTLKLMSTEGRGPVPSRLENNHRVYTLAQINELRELFAMQKPADALRFLPRRRAGEHLQVLAIANFKGGSAKTTTCVHLAHYLALHGYRVLALDLDPQASLSALFGAQPEVDVGSNETIYAALRYDEAERRPIREIIRKTYFDGIDLIPGNLEVMEYEHETPRILANKSSSGAIFFERLKLALSEVEADYDIVILDTPPSLGFLTLSAIYAATSMIITVHPAMLDVASMSQFLLMMGDLISVLNESGAQLDQDFIRYLVTRHDTNDAPQSQVVAMLRHLFGSDVLLPTAIESTAVEAAGLAKRSVYELELGQIGRDTHKRAREAVDAVNEAIVRLVNDSWGRT; this is translated from the coding sequence ATGGCGATAGCAAACCGAGTAGAAGCAGTTGTTGGCTCGAAGGAAGATGCCGGCAGCAAAATCATGCGCCATGCCGGGCTCTTGTCCGGGCAATTGCAGCAGCTCAGAACTCGTATGTATCCGCCAAAGTCAGAAAAGACCCTGCGTCCCTTTCTGACCAACGAAGTGTCGAAGCTGACGTCTATACCCGATTCCACCCTGAAGCTCATGTCCACCGAAGGGCGTGGACCGGTTCCCAGCAGGCTGGAAAATAACCATCGCGTGTACACTCTGGCCCAGATTAATGAACTGCGTGAATTGTTCGCGATGCAGAAACCTGCAGACGCCTTGCGATTCCTTCCTCGTCGGCGTGCCGGCGAGCACCTCCAGGTTCTTGCGATAGCCAACTTCAAGGGCGGCAGCGCGAAGACGACAACCTGCGTCCACCTTGCCCACTATCTCGCCCTTCATGGGTATCGCGTCCTCGCACTCGACCTGGACCCGCAGGCATCCTTGTCCGCTTTGTTCGGTGCCCAGCCGGAAGTTGACGTCGGCTCGAATGAAACGATCTATGCCGCTTTGCGTTACGACGAAGCCGAACGTCGTCCAATCCGCGAGATAATTCGTAAGACATATTTCGACGGCATTGACCTCATTCCTGGCAATCTTGAAGTCATGGAGTATGAGCACGAAACACCACGGATCTTGGCGAACAAGTCCAGCTCCGGCGCGATCTTCTTTGAGCGGCTGAAACTCGCCCTTTCGGAAGTCGAGGCTGACTACGACATCGTGATTCTCGACACTCCGCCGTCGCTCGGCTTTCTGACGTTGAGCGCGATATACGCCGCGACTAGCATGATCATCACGGTCCACCCGGCCATGCTGGACGTCGCGTCAATGAGCCAGTTTCTTCTCATGATGGGCGATCTGATTAGTGTTTTGAACGAGAGCGGCGCTCAGCTGGACCAGGACTTCATTCGGTATCTGGTCACGCGGCACGACACAAATGACGCGCCGCAGTCGCAAGTCGTTGCGATGCTTCGGCACCTGTTCGGCTCCGATGTACTATTGCCAACCGCCATTGAAAGCACCGCGGTTGAGGCAGCTGGTTTGGCGAAACGTTCGGTATACGAGCTCGAATTGGGGCAGATCGGGCGCGATACTCATAAGCGTGCCCGCGAGGCAGTAGATGCTGTGAACGAGGCGATAGTTCGCCTCGTCAATGACAGCTGGGGGCGAACATGA
- the repB gene encoding plasmid partitioning protein RepB — translation MSKSPRKSIVASFGLLSAELESDQAADQQQPSQTPAPVPGNRVGAGVIGAAHRAIDDIRTERDRLKAIVESGGGAVRELDPSLIDPSPYPDRLPDDDATTFEVFKRSIETEGQKVPVQVRKHPSSPGRYQIVYGHRRWLAAMQLKRPVRALEVEISDLDLVLAQGIENAGRQDLTWIERALFAARMDEAGIKPRHIYAALSIEDAELARMRNVYRVVPADIIEAIGRAPKIGRPRWLDLAKTVAGDPGTLDAVRAALDRKGSAVETSDQRFQRALNALKPASTGRRKPTPITDNSGTKLGALTISSKEVRISAEGALGIEFLKFVEAEVPALTERFASLRENEKP, via the coding sequence ATGAGTAAATCTCCTCGCAAGTCGATTGTCGCCAGCTTCGGGTTGCTTTCTGCTGAGCTGGAGAGTGATCAGGCTGCGGATCAACAGCAGCCGTCGCAGACCCCTGCCCCGGTTCCGGGCAATCGTGTCGGAGCAGGTGTGATCGGTGCTGCTCATCGAGCGATCGATGACATTCGAACCGAGCGAGATCGCTTGAAGGCTATCGTTGAGTCGGGCGGTGGTGCGGTTCGCGAGTTGGATCCGTCACTCATCGACCCCTCCCCTTATCCGGACAGGCTGCCGGACGATGACGCAACGACCTTCGAGGTGTTCAAGCGGTCGATCGAGACTGAGGGGCAAAAGGTTCCGGTCCAAGTCCGCAAACACCCCTCGTCGCCAGGTCGCTATCAGATCGTCTACGGGCATCGACGCTGGCTCGCTGCCATGCAGCTTAAGAGGCCTGTTCGCGCTCTCGAAGTCGAGATTTCCGACCTCGACCTAGTTCTCGCACAAGGTATCGAAAACGCAGGGCGTCAAGACCTCACCTGGATAGAGCGGGCGCTATTTGCAGCACGGATGGATGAGGCGGGGATCAAGCCTCGGCACATCTATGCGGCGCTCTCGATCGAAGACGCAGAACTCGCACGGATGCGGAATGTCTACAGGGTCGTTCCGGCGGATATCATCGAGGCCATTGGGCGGGCGCCAAAGATTGGGCGGCCACGCTGGCTCGATCTTGCCAAGACGGTAGCGGGCGACCCGGGAACGCTGGACGCCGTACGGGCGGCGCTGGATAGAAAAGGCAGTGCAGTTGAGACCTCCGATCAGAGGTTTCAGCGTGCTTTAAATGCCCTTAAGCCAGCATCGACTGGCCGTCGGAAGCCAACCCCGATTACGGATAACAGTGGAACGAAGCTCGGCGCCCTAACGATTTCCTCGAAAGAGGTTCGAATTTCTGCGGAGGGCGCACTCGGGATCGAGTTTTTGAAGTTTGTTGAGGCTGAGGTCCCAGCGCTGACTGAGCGCTTTGCCAGCCTGCGAGAAAACGAAAAACCCTGA
- the repC gene encoding plasmid replication protein RepC: MQIGSVTTPFGRRPMTLALVRRQIEAREIKPGKTADKWKVFRDASEARELLGLQDRSLAVLDALLSFYPDNELRQDAQLIVFPSNAQLTLRAHGIAGATLRRHLALLVEAGLIVRKDSANGKRYARKDKAGAIDSAFGFDLSPLLLRVDELAMMAQQVVADRFALRRAKENLTICRRDVRKLISAAIEEGASGNWESIEAIYIGVVGRIPRSPTLSDVNSILDEMELLRQEVINILETQQKDENISTNADHNEHHIQNSNTESCNEFEPSSRNEQGAKGVDDDRPTREPIRNFPLGMVMRACPEIAMYGPGGTIGSWREMMSAAVVTRSMLGVSPSAYQEACDVMGSENAATAIACILERAGHINSPGGYLRDLTRKAARGEFSLGPMLMALLKAASDSGLKAG; the protein is encoded by the coding sequence ATGCAGATTGGAAGTGTGACGACGCCCTTTGGGCGGCGGCCGATGACGCTTGCCTTGGTAAGGCGGCAAATCGAGGCGCGCGAGATTAAGCCAGGCAAGACGGCGGACAAATGGAAGGTCTTTAGGGATGCTTCCGAAGCGAGGGAATTGCTTGGGCTGCAGGATCGCAGCCTAGCTGTCCTGGACGCACTCCTGAGCTTTTATCCGGACAACGAATTGCGCCAGGATGCGCAGCTCATCGTTTTTCCGTCCAATGCACAATTGACGCTTCGGGCGCACGGTATCGCCGGCGCTACACTTCGCAGACATCTGGCTCTTCTTGTCGAGGCCGGACTGATCGTGCGGAAGGACAGCGCGAACGGAAAGCGTTACGCCCGGAAGGACAAAGCGGGTGCGATCGATAGTGCATTTGGCTTTGACCTGTCACCGCTGCTCCTGCGGGTGGATGAGCTCGCCATGATGGCGCAGCAGGTCGTTGCCGATCGTTTTGCGCTCCGGCGTGCGAAGGAAAATCTGACGATATGCCGGCGCGACGTTCGTAAGCTCATTTCTGCCGCGATCGAGGAAGGTGCGTCGGGCAACTGGGAAAGCATCGAAGCGATCTACATCGGTGTCGTGGGCAGGATTCCGCGCTCTCCGACGCTTAGCGACGTGAATTCAATCTTGGATGAGATGGAGCTCCTGCGGCAGGAGGTCATCAACATCCTTGAAACGCAGCAAAAAGACGAAAATATCAGCACCAATGCTGATCATAATGAGCATCACATACAGAATTCAAATACCGAATCCTGCAATGAATTTGAACCTAGCTCTAGAAATGAGCAGGGCGCAAAGGGAGTGGACGATGATCGGCCAACGAGGGAGCCAATCAGGAATTTTCCGCTTGGCATGGTGATGCGGGCTTGCCCCGAGATCGCGATGTATGGGCCGGGCGGTACGATCGGCAGTTGGCGCGAAATGATGAGTGCAGCGGTGGTCACCCGATCGATGCTGGGCGTCAGCCCATCGGCTTATCAAGAGGCCTGCGACGTGATGGGGTCGGAAAACGCGGCGACGGCGATTGCTTGCATCCTCGAACGGGCAGGGCACATCAACTCGCCGGGGGGATATCTCCGAGATCTCACACGCAAAGCGGCACGGGGCGAATTTTCCCTCGGACCGATGCTGATGGCGCTCCTGAAAGCGGCCAGCGATAGCGGGCTTAAGGCGGGATGA
- a CDS encoding site-specific integrase yields MDIIAPKSAPDAIARRAETLDTIAAVLPIDRRDKLAEILSDQDVETLRHLVNEGMGDNTLRALASDLGYLEAWCLAATGSCLPWPAPEALLLKFVAHHLWDPARREADPEHGMPAEVEQALRDGGFLRSIGPHAPDTVRRRLANLSTLTKWRGLDGAFASPALRSALRLAARAVPRPRRRKSAKAVTGDVLAKLLVTCGGDSLRDLRDRAILMVAFGSGGRRRSEVAGLRKEQLTSEAPINDEHGGSLPSLSIHLGRTKNSGAGQDEVVYLTGRPVEALNVWLAAAKIDGGSVFRAIDRWGNVSRRALDPKAVNDIVKQRVRMAGLEPGEFSAHGLRSGYLTEAANRGIPLPEAMEQSRHRSVQQASSYYNSAGRRRGRAARLLL; encoded by the coding sequence TTGGACATCATCGCCCCGAAATCAGCGCCCGACGCCATCGCTCGGCGCGCCGAAACCCTCGACACCATCGCCGCGGTGCTGCCGATTGACCGGCGCGACAAGCTCGCCGAGATTCTTTCCGACCAGGACGTCGAGACGCTCAGACATCTGGTCAACGAGGGCATGGGCGACAACACGCTTCGCGCGCTCGCATCCGACCTCGGCTACCTCGAAGCCTGGTGCCTGGCGGCGACCGGCAGCTGCCTGCCCTGGCCGGCGCCGGAGGCGCTGCTGCTGAAATTCGTCGCCCATCATCTGTGGGACCCAGCACGGCGAGAGGCCGATCCCGAGCACGGCATGCCGGCCGAAGTCGAGCAAGCGTTGCGAGACGGGGGCTTTCTCCGGTCGATCGGGCCGCACGCGCCGGACACCGTGCGCCGACGGCTCGCCAACTTGTCGACGCTGACCAAATGGCGCGGCCTCGACGGGGCCTTCGCCTCCCCTGCCCTGCGATCGGCGCTGCGGCTCGCCGCGCGCGCCGTGCCGCGGCCACGCCGCCGCAAGAGCGCCAAGGCGGTCACCGGTGACGTGCTGGCCAAACTGCTGGTGACCTGCGGCGGCGACAGCCTGCGCGATCTGCGGGATCGGGCGATCCTGATGGTCGCCTTCGGCTCCGGCGGCCGCCGGCGCAGCGAAGTGGCCGGCCTGCGCAAAGAACAGCTGACGAGCGAGGCGCCGATCAACGATGAGCACGGAGGCTCCCTGCCCTCGCTGTCCATTCACCTCGGCCGCACCAAGAACTCGGGCGCCGGCCAGGACGAGGTCGTCTACCTCACCGGCCGGCCGGTCGAGGCGCTGAACGTTTGGCTGGCGGCGGCCAAAATCGACGGCGGCAGTGTGTTTCGGGCGATCGATCGCTGGGGCAATGTGTCTCGCCGGGCGCTGGATCCGAAGGCGGTCAATGATATTGTCAAGCAGCGCGTGCGGATGGCTGGACTCGAGCCGGGGGAGTTTTCGGCCCATGGGCTGCGATCGGGATACCTCACCGAGGCGGCCAATCGCGGGATCCCCCTTCCCGAAGCCATGGAACAGTCGCGGCATCGATCCGTGCAGCAAGCGTCAAGTTACTACAATAGTGCAGGCCGGCGCAGAGGACGCGCGGCAAGGCTTCTTTTATGA